One Salmo salar chromosome ssa01, Ssal_v3.1, whole genome shotgun sequence DNA window includes the following coding sequences:
- the LOC123726714 gene encoding stonustoxin subunit beta-like, which translates to MKPGLRKYVCDLTLDLNTVDRLLSLSEENRKVTWRREEQPYPDHPERFEDCGQVLCREGLTGRCYWEVEWSGGWADIGVTYKGINRRRRGEDCCLGYNDKSWSLICSDNSYSARHNNNLTTIDVPSSRPHRVGVYLDWPAGTLSFYRASSDTLTHLITFTSTFTEPLYPGIGVWDDANSVSLCQ; encoded by the exons atgaaacctgggcttagaaaat atgtctgtgatctcacactggacctaaacacagtagacagactcctctctctgtctgaggagaacagaaaggtgacatggaggagagaggagcagccgtatcctgatcacccagagagatttgaggactgtggacaggtgctgtgtagagagggtctgactgggcgctgttactgggaggtagagtggagtgggggatgggctgatataggagtgacatataaaggaatcaacaggagaAGAAGGGGTGAGGACTGTTGtcttggatacaatgacaagtcctggagtctgatctgctctgacaacagttacTCTGCCAGGCACAATAATAAtctcactaccatagacgtcccctcctccagaccccacagagtaggagtgtatctggactggccagccggcactctgtccttctatagagcctcctctgacacactgacccacctgatcacattcacctccacattcactgagcccctctatccagggatTGGGGTTTGGGATGATGCCAACTCAGTGTCCCTCTGTCagtga